TGGAGGTAGAAATGATCCTCCGCATGAAGAGCAAGTAGTCCGCTCTTGCTTGTTTTTACGGTCGCATAATACTTGGGCCGGCGTGCTGCGCGGATTTGCGCGATTGAGCAGCAATCGAGGCGCCCACTTCTAGAAGCAAATTCCCCGTCAGCCGTGAGGCCGCGTGGTTGAGTCGCTGCCAAACGGCGCCGTGCAATTCGAGGGTCGATACGAGAACGCACGGTCGCCGTCGGGCAAACGACCAGGAAGACGCTCTATCTTTTGCGAGAATGGCCGAGCATGCCGAGCGAGCGTCTCCCACAAGTGCATATGTGCCGAACGAATGAATTGCTTGCAGCCAATTTGTATGCACGCCTGGAAAATTTAATTCGCTGCTAGTGCAGTGCAGTTCAACGAGCGCTAGTTCGTGAAGAAGTGGCGACCCTGCTTTCGCAAGAAGTCGATCGACTCGCAAGAGCCGCTCCACCGGCAGTGGCCAATCAGAACCGAATGCGCTCAATTTCCGGGGCTAGGGTTTTTAGAGCGATCTCCGTGGCAGTGCAAGATTTCCGGGCGGAGGCGACATACGCTCCGCGTACTGACTTCACTCCACGGAGGCTTGGCTGATGAGAATTGCACTACTGTTTGGCTGCGCTGCGATCATTTTCGCTTCGATGGAAGCGGCGTTCGCGCACACGTCGATTTACACGACCACGTTGAGCGGCCCCAACGAGTTTCCCGCTAATCCGTCGCTGGGGACCGGAACCGCGAAAGTCACCGTCGACTACGATCTGCTCACCATGCGGGTGCAAGCGACGTTTAGCGGGTTAAGCGGCAACACGACGGCGTCGCACATTCATGGGCCCATTCCAGCTCCGCCGGCCAACCCGCTCGCTGGGGTCGCGACGCCGACTCCCTCGTTCCCCGGATTTCCGCTGGGCGTGCAGTCGGGAAGCTATGATCAGACGTTCGATATGACGCAAGCATCCAGCTTCAACCCAGCGTTCGTGACGGCAAACGGCGGTACCGTAGGGACGGCGATGAATGTGTTCTTTGCCGGGCTCGACGCCGGCAAGATGTATCTCAACATTCACACGACGAACACTCCTGGCGGCGAGATTCGCGGCTTCTTTACTCTCGTGCCTGAACCCTCGACGTTGGGCCTTGGCGTCGTCGGCCTCTTGGCAGGCGCCGCTTTCCGCCGGCGTGCATTGGCAATCGCTTAGAGACAATTTCGTCGCCGTCCACGAAACCGGCTGGCGCTTACCGCGGCGATAATCGCCGATGTGAGCGCCGCCGGCTCGGGGACGGCGCTGACCGGCGCCGAAGAACCGAATGCTCGTTGCCAAATGAGGAAATCTGCGCCGTCGGTGTCTCCATCGTTGTCGGCGTCGGAATCTTGATTGACGCCGAAGTCGCCTCGCCATTGCTCAAGATCGAGCCCGTCGACCTTCCCGTCGCTGTTAAAGTCTCCGGCAATGCTGGGGCCGGCGAGCACCAAGTCGAGGCTGTAGTTGACGACGTTGTCGGTATCCTGAATCAGCAGCGTGTAGTCGCCAGCAGCCAATGGCCTCGCGAAGCCAGGCGTAAAGGGAGCGACGCTCATGTCGATGAGCAAGTCGGCCCCTACGCCAGAGCTGCCTTCGGCAGCGATATGACTCCAGCCGAGCAGTTTCGAGGGATCAACGTCGAAGTCGAGTCCAGCCGTCCAGGTTGTCCCCGCGCCGAGGCCAACGAAGGAGACGGCGTTGAATGGATTGACGTAGGACGCGAGCGTGAGCGACGTCAGTGAACTCCCGACTGGAACTGAGAAATGAATCAGATCGAAATCGCCGGCGCCCGCGCTGCCGACGACTAGATTTGATCTAGAGTCGAGAACAATTGTGGTGGGAAGCGTTGGCGTTCCCGAGAGGTCCGTCAGCACAGACTCGTCGTAATTTGCGCCCATCGTCGTGCGTGGCGCGAGAACCAGGCTGGAGACTAACAACGGAGCGATCATCAATCGGCGACGCATTGGTTTCGGCCCTGAAAGTTTCTCGGAGTACCGATGAAACTATGTCGCCGCGGGCCGCGGTCATTGCACGCATGCGTCAACAACAGCGTTGACAACGCAGAATCTAATCAGATCATTCGTCGCTGGCGACCGTCGACATGGCGCGATAGAGCTCAGGAGCAATCTGCTCTTCAAGAAACTCGACATGGCCGTCGGCGAACGCGAATAGTGCACCGTTAGGATGATAACTTCCCATGGCGCCGTTCTGGCGTTCATAGGAGTCGCCGTGGCCGGGCGGGGTATTGATGGCATACTCCGTGGTGCGCAAGCAGTCGGCATTCAGGCGGGCGTATGTCCAGGTATTGGAAGACTCCCAAACATCGGACATCAGGACTTCGCCGAGAAGCATCGTCCGCGAGAGCCCGTCGGCGACTTCGCTCGCTCGCCGCGGAATCACATAGAGGAACATCCCGTCATTTTCGTACTTGGCGACGGCGCGCGGCGCCGCGGGGCCCTTTGTTCCTTGGACGAAGCAGTAACTGCCAGTGGCGGCCAAGACGGGCGCGTAAACCTCGCTGACGGCTGCTGAGTCGTCGCTTGGGCAAACAAAGATCGGCGGGCGCTGCATGACGCCTTCAGCTTTCTCCGGACTGGAAAACCATCCCAGATCATCGATATTGCGGTTCCACAGCCCTCCTTGGCTAACATTGAGCTGCGCGTAAAGCGGCTCTTGTTCCAGATACGGCAGGAGCGTCACAAATCCGCTGGCGGCTGTCTTACGCGCCACAGGCAACCCTGGCGGGCACGCGGAAACGCCGGTGGTGTCGTCACAGCCCACTCGTCCCGCTGGGAAATGGCGAATTTGAGCCTCGTACTGCGCGGTCGCTAGGGCCAGCTGCCGGAGATGATCGCCGCAGAGTTGCCGCCGCGCTGCTTCTCGCGCTGCTTGAATCGCGGGCATCACGATCGCTACCAGGCTGCCGACGATCGCAGTGACGACCAGCAATTCGACTAACGTGAAGGCTTGCCTTACGCACGCATCGCCTTGTCCGCGGGCAGCGTCTGTCGTCGATCTGGAGTTTTCCATTGCAGACATCGCCGCAACTGTGACTGATTAGCCGCGCTGGCGGCGCAGCAGGTCGAGACAAGCTCTCGTCAGACTATCAGATTCAGCAGGAGAATGCAGGTAAATTCGTCGCCGCGGAATTTTGCAAGATTGGCGTCGCTTGGGCACATTGGTACGGCAGAGCGATAGAATTTGGGCAATGACCCTACCGAACGACGCCACA
This sequence is a window from Lacipirellula parvula. Protein-coding genes within it:
- a CDS encoding CHRD domain-containing protein, whose translation is MRIALLFGCAAIIFASMEAAFAHTSIYTTTLSGPNEFPANPSLGTGTAKVTVDYDLLTMRVQATFSGLSGNTTASHIHGPIPAPPANPLAGVATPTPSFPGFPLGVQSGSYDQTFDMTQASSFNPAFVTANGGTVGTAMNVFFAGLDAGKMYLNIHTTNTPGGEIRGFFTLVPEPSTLGLGVVGLLAGAAFRRRALAIA
- a CDS encoding DUF1559 domain-containing protein, which codes for MENSRSTTDAARGQGDACVRQAFTLVELLVVTAIVGSLVAIVMPAIQAAREAARRQLCGDHLRQLALATAQYEAQIRHFPAGRVGCDDTTGVSACPPGLPVARKTAASGFVTLLPYLEQEPLYAQLNVSQGGLWNRNIDDLGWFSSPEKAEGVMQRPPIFVCPSDDSAAVSEVYAPVLAATGSYCFVQGTKGPAAPRAVAKYENDGMFLYVIPRRASEVADGLSRTMLLGEVLMSDVWESSNTWTYARLNADCLRTTEYAINTPPGHGDSYERQNGAMGSYHPNGALFAFADGHVEFLEEQIAPELYRAMSTVASDE